One window from the genome of Pseudanabaena yagii GIHE-NHR1 encodes:
- a CDS encoding ribose-phosphate pyrophosphokinase yields MTHLTTTRHGLHRLPSLNSGEDRLRLFAGSANLPLAQEISRYLGIELGPMVRKNFADGEVYVQVQESIRGCDVYLLQPTCRPVNDHLTELLIMIDACRRASARQITAVMPYYGYARADRKTAGRESITAKLVANLIVQSGADRVIAMDLHSAQIQGYFDIPCDHVYGAPVLLDYLSEKKLPDLVVVSPDVGGVARARAFAKKLNDAPLAIIDKRRQTHNVAEVMNVIGDVSGKTAVLVDDMIDTAGTIYEAAKLLRKEGARQVYACATHAIFSPPAVDRLSSGVFEEVIVTNSTPVRQENYFPQLRVLSVADLLGETIWRVHEDTSVSSMFR; encoded by the coding sequence GTGACACACTTAACGACTACTAGGCACGGACTTCACAGATTACCCTCTCTTAATAGTGGTGAAGATCGACTGAGGCTGTTTGCTGGCTCGGCAAACTTGCCACTTGCCCAAGAGATTTCCCGTTATTTAGGTATAGAACTCGGGCCTATGGTGCGAAAAAATTTCGCCGATGGGGAAGTCTATGTGCAAGTACAGGAATCGATTCGGGGTTGTGATGTTTATTTGCTCCAACCTACCTGTCGCCCTGTTAATGACCATTTGACTGAATTGTTGATCATGATTGATGCCTGCCGTCGTGCATCGGCAAGGCAAATTACCGCAGTGATGCCCTATTACGGCTATGCCCGCGCCGATCGCAAAACCGCAGGACGTGAATCTATCACCGCAAAACTAGTTGCTAACTTGATCGTGCAATCTGGCGCTGATCGCGTCATTGCGATGGATTTACACTCAGCACAGATTCAGGGATATTTCGATATTCCCTGCGATCATGTCTATGGTGCTCCCGTTTTATTAGACTATCTCAGCGAAAAGAAACTTCCCGACTTAGTGGTGGTTTCGCCCGATGTGGGGGGCGTAGCTCGTGCTCGCGCCTTTGCGAAAAAACTCAATGATGCTCCTTTAGCTATCATTGATAAACGTCGCCAGACTCACAACGTAGCTGAAGTGATGAATGTGATTGGGGATGTTTCGGGTAAAACTGCTGTACTAGTCGATGACATGATCGATACCGCAGGAACCATTTATGAAGCAGCTAAGCTGCTTAGAAAAGAGGGGGCTAGACAAGTTTATGCCTGTGCTACCCATGCAATTTTTTCGCCACCAGCAGTTGATCGCCTATCTAGTGGTGTATTTGAAGAAGTCATTGTGACTAACTCCACCCCTGTAAGGCAAGAAAACTATTTCCCCCAATTACGGGTTTTGTCAGTTGCTGATCTATTGGGTGAAACGATTTGGCGTGTCCATGAAGATACTTCTGTAAGTAGCATGTTTAGGTAG
- the ftsZ gene encoding cell division protein FtsZ, which produces MKQQLGVDAKADNIMLGSVAKIKVIGVGGGGGNAVNRMIASDVVGVEFWSFNTDAQALLQSSASKRFQMGQKLTRGLGAGGNPAIGQKAAEESRDDIAAAVEGADLVFITAGMGGGTGTGAAPIIAEVAKEAGALTVGIVTRPFTFEGRRRGQQAEEGIAGLQSRVDTLIVIPNDKLLSVISEQTPVQEAFRVADDILRQGVQGISDIIMIPGLVNVDFADIRAVMADAGSAMMGIGIGSGKSRAREAAMTAISSPLLETSVEGASGVVFNITGGEDMTLHEVNAAAETIYEVVDQNANIIFGAVIDPKLDGEIRITVIATGFAPKTHPAIPPQISKRSPQSLTSTSSSKSASAPPPSTSQSTSQSEIKISKPGLDIPDFLQRRRPPK; this is translated from the coding sequence ATGAAGCAGCAGTTAGGCGTTGATGCAAAAGCGGATAATATCATGTTGGGCAGTGTTGCAAAAATTAAAGTAATTGGTGTTGGTGGTGGCGGCGGCAACGCTGTAAATCGCATGATTGCGAGCGATGTAGTTGGCGTAGAGTTTTGGTCATTTAATACCGATGCTCAGGCACTTCTACAATCTTCCGCCTCTAAACGCTTCCAAATGGGGCAAAAGCTGACCAGAGGTTTAGGTGCTGGTGGCAACCCTGCGATCGGTCAAAAAGCTGCCGAAGAGTCCCGTGATGACATCGCTGCTGCCGTTGAAGGAGCCGATTTAGTATTTATTACCGCAGGTATGGGTGGTGGCACGGGTACTGGAGCCGCACCAATTATTGCCGAGGTAGCTAAAGAAGCAGGTGCATTGACCGTAGGGATTGTCACTCGTCCCTTTACCTTTGAAGGTAGAAGACGTGGACAACAGGCTGAAGAAGGGATTGCTGGCTTACAGAGTCGTGTCGATACACTCATTGTGATCCCCAATGACAAATTATTGTCTGTGATCTCAGAGCAAACCCCTGTCCAAGAGGCTTTTCGGGTTGCAGATGACATCTTGCGTCAAGGTGTACAGGGCATTTCCGATATAATCATGATCCCCGGACTGGTTAATGTGGACTTTGCAGATATTCGGGCAGTCATGGCAGATGCAGGCTCAGCAATGATGGGTATTGGCATTGGTTCAGGCAAGTCCAGAGCTAGAGAAGCCGCGATGACTGCTATTTCGTCGCCATTATTGGAAACATCGGTTGAAGGAGCCAGTGGCGTTGTCTTTAACATCACAGGTGGCGAAGATATGACCCTCCATGAGGTTAATGCTGCTGCTGAGACCATATATGAGGTCGTCGATCAAAATGCCAATATTATTTTTGGTGCGGTAATTGATCCTAAGCTTGATGGTGAAATTAGAATTACCGTAATCGCAACGGGGTTTGCTCCAAAGACGCATCCTGCGATCCCGCCACAAATTTCTAAGCGATCGCCACAGTCTCTAACCTCTACATCTTCTTCAAAATCGGCTTCAGCACCTCCGCCTAGTACATCGCAAAGCACTTCGCAATCGGAAATCAAGATCAGTAAACCAGGATTAGACATTCCCGACTTTTTGCAGCGTCGTCGCCCACCAAAATAG
- a CDS encoding cell division protein FtsQ/DivIB produces the protein MTLEFPISNGEADYVARRKQLRKQRRLRIFQRIWQLVFITGLTGGMLWVAMLPEWQLRSSNQIEIEGNKLLSKETIKKSLSVQYPQSIFQIQPQVIASQLEASAPVSKVSVSRTIFPSKLTIQVQERLPIANSTRNNQQGFLDAEGVWTAAKAYPSNITKPNLTVLEPTNRIFAQWSTLYRQVSQSQVKISQVDIRDESNLILNTELGLVYFGTYKPSLFSTQLETLDRLRTLPDQLKSKSFNYIDLSQPTTPILEMNIPSKDKSSETKS, from the coding sequence ATGACGCTTGAATTCCCGATCTCCAATGGAGAGGCAGACTATGTGGCTCGCCGCAAACAACTGCGAAAACAACGCCGCCTTCGCATTTTTCAACGTATTTGGCAATTAGTATTTATCACAGGGCTTACAGGTGGGATGTTGTGGGTTGCCATGCTGCCAGAATGGCAATTGCGTAGCTCAAATCAGATTGAAATAGAGGGTAATAAATTGCTCTCTAAAGAAACTATTAAAAAATCCCTGTCAGTTCAATACCCACAATCAATTTTTCAGATTCAGCCACAGGTGATCGCCTCTCAGTTAGAAGCGTCAGCTCCCGTTTCTAAGGTTTCAGTATCTCGTACTATTTTCCCGTCAAAGTTAACTATCCAAGTCCAAGAACGTCTGCCGATCGCTAACTCCACACGCAATAATCAGCAAGGCTTTCTAGACGCTGAGGGAGTTTGGACGGCTGCTAAGGCTTATCCATCTAATATCACTAAGCCAAATCTTACAGTTCTGGAGCCAACTAATCGGATATTTGCCCAATGGTCAACTTTGTATCGACAAGTTAGCCAAAGTCAGGTCAAAATATCGCAAGTGGATATCAGGGATGAATCAAATCTAATTTTAAATACAGAGCTAGGGTTGGTATATTTTGGCACATACAAGCCCTCACTATTTAGCACACAGTTAGAGACACTTGATCGGCTTAGAACATTACCTGACCAGTTAAAATCTAAGAGTTTTAACTATATTGATTTAAGCCAACCTACTACCCCGATTTTAGAAATGAATATCCCATCTAAGGATAAATCTTCGGAAACAAAATCTTAA
- the htpG gene encoding molecular chaperone HtpG — MHEQGTISIHTENIFPIIKKALYSERDIFLRELISNAVDAISKLKMVSYAGETTHSADPEIVVTIDKDKKTLAIADTGIGMTADEVKKYINQVAFSSAQEFATKYANSGAGDQQIIGNFGLGFYSSFMVASNVEIDTRSYKEGAEAVHWSCDGSTTFTLDSSDRANVGTTITLTLQEDAEEYLNEFEIKRMIRNYCDFMPVPIKLNDEVINKQTALWDKSPKSVTNEEYLEFYRYLYPYQDDPLFWIHLNTDYPFVIKGILYFPKMKADIDPNRGQIKLFCNHVFVSDNCDDVIPKFLMPLRGAIDSTDIPLNVSRSFLQGDPKVRKIQDFIAKKVGDRLTSLYSDSREEFLKCWQDISIFMKFGSMNSDKFYQQVKEILVYPTTSEDEKVKSESGNYTTLQEYLERNKAEHENQVFYTSDPIAQGTYVELHKNQGIEVLTFDSFIDSHFINFLEREFKDIKFARVDAEIDDRLVDKESKTEIVDPKTNKTKSDHLQDIFRAALNKPKLTIRTEAIKAEDAASAPPAIILLPEFARRMQEMTAVLQQGSVSFPEDHILLVNTSHPLMEKLISLDASQILVDGKSESANLANLICNHVYDLALMAQKSFDADSMKGFLQRSNQLLTTLTSKI; from the coding sequence ATGCACGAGCAGGGAACGATCAGCATTCATACCGAGAATATCTTTCCCATTATCAAGAAGGCTTTATATTCAGAACGTGATATCTTCTTGCGGGAGTTGATTTCTAATGCTGTTGATGCAATTAGCAAACTCAAGATGGTGTCCTATGCGGGCGAGACTACGCATTCTGCTGATCCCGAAATTGTAGTCACAATTGATAAAGACAAAAAGACGCTCGCGATCGCCGATACAGGCATCGGCATGACGGCAGATGAAGTTAAAAAATATATTAACCAAGTTGCTTTTTCCAGCGCTCAAGAATTTGCCACAAAGTACGCTAATAGCGGTGCTGGCGACCAACAAATTATTGGTAATTTCGGGTTAGGTTTCTATTCGTCATTTATGGTGGCGAGTAATGTCGAAATTGACACTCGTTCCTACAAAGAGGGTGCTGAAGCCGTACATTGGTCTTGCGATGGCTCAACGACCTTTACCCTTGATAGTAGCGATCGCGCCAATGTGGGTACAACGATCACGCTCACTTTGCAAGAAGACGCTGAAGAGTACTTAAATGAATTTGAAATCAAGCGGATGATTCGCAACTATTGCGACTTCATGCCCGTGCCGATCAAGCTCAATGATGAAGTCATCAACAAGCAAACTGCTTTGTGGGATAAATCACCCAAGTCAGTTACCAATGAAGAATATCTAGAATTCTATCGTTATCTCTATCCTTACCAAGATGATCCTCTGTTCTGGATTCATTTGAATACAGATTATCCCTTTGTAATTAAGGGCATTCTCTATTTCCCCAAGATGAAGGCGGATATCGACCCCAATCGTGGACAAATCAAGCTATTCTGCAATCACGTTTTTGTCAGTGACAATTGCGACGATGTGATTCCCAAGTTTTTGATGCCTTTGCGTGGGGCGATCGATAGTACCGATATTCCTCTGAATGTGTCGCGTAGTTTCTTGCAAGGCGATCCCAAGGTTCGCAAGATTCAAGACTTTATTGCCAAGAAAGTAGGCGATCGCTTGACCTCTCTATATAGTGACTCTCGCGAAGAGTTCTTGAAGTGTTGGCAAGATATCAGCATCTTCATGAAGTTTGGTTCGATGAATAGTGATAAGTTCTACCAACAGGTCAAGGAAATCCTAGTCTATCCCACCACTAGCGAAGATGAGAAAGTCAAGAGTGAAAGCGGCAACTACACTACTCTCCAAGAGTATCTAGAGCGCAATAAGGCGGAACATGAAAACCAAGTGTTCTATACTTCTGACCCCATTGCTCAAGGGACTTATGTAGAACTTCATAAAAACCAAGGTATTGAAGTGCTTACCTTTGATTCCTTTATTGATAGTCACTTCATCAACTTCCTTGAACGCGAATTTAAGGATATTAAGTTTGCGCGTGTGGATGCAGAAATCGACGATCGCCTCGTTGATAAGGAATCAAAAACGGAAATCGTCGATCCTAAGACCAACAAAACCAAGAGCGATCATCTCCAAGATATCTTCCGTGCGGCTCTGAATAAGCCCAAACTCACAATTCGTACTGAGGCAATCAAGGCTGAAGATGCGGCTTCAGCACCACCTGCGATTATTCTCTTGCCTGAATTTGCTCGTCGGATGCAGGAGATGACTGCTGTACTGCAACAGGGTTCAGTTAGCTTCCCAGAAGACCATATCTTGTTGGTAAATACTTCTCATCCTTTGATGGAAAAGTTGATCAGTTTAGATGCCAGTCAAATTCTTGTTGATGGTAAATCAGAATCGGCAAATCTAGCGAATTTGATTTGTAATCATGTCTATGACTTAGCCTTGATGGCGCAAAAGAGCTTTGATGCTGACAGCATGAAGGGCTTCTTGCAGCGTTCTAATCAGTTGCTAACTACGTTGACTAGCAAAATCTAA
- a CDS encoding AAA family ATPase, whose protein sequence is MFTEVQIENYKSIQSLKIGLGRVNVFIGENGCGKSNILEAIALAGAAAADKLDNEFLYSRGIRVTEPEFMRSAFDKENTTKEITINFKETDKVNDEEIALNFMINHDNQPYSKWKKFDLFEHKNEMEDVFRKQKGENLSDFIARRTQELLTEHYNDLRKTFENIPPELLFDEIAKGFKTAILFQVSQDLQKNSFDLMSFIIYSPENSLLRNFIEEGQVQPLGTKGEGLLKLLRVLSDSPDKIKEIKQRLELIDWFDDFKMSVDSELERNVQIKDRYLDKELPYFNQRSSNEGFLFLMFYFALFVSDDTPKFFAIDNIENALNPKLCTRLIQELVELAKKYDKQVIFTTHNPAVLDGLDLTDDEQRLFVIYRNMDGHTKARQIAPLEPLEDDEIVPLSEAFINGYIGGLPKNF, encoded by the coding sequence ATGTTTACTGAAGTTCAAATCGAGAACTACAAGTCTATCCAAAGTCTCAAGATTGGTTTGGGGCGGGTTAATGTGTTTATTGGTGAGAATGGTTGCGGGAAGAGCAATATTTTAGAAGCGATCGCTTTAGCTGGTGCAGCCGCCGCCGATAAATTAGATAATGAATTTCTTTACTCTAGGGGAATTAGAGTTACTGAACCAGAATTTATGCGATCGGCTTTTGACAAAGAAAATACTACAAAAGAAATCACAATAAATTTTAAAGAAACAGACAAAGTAAATGATGAAGAAATAGCACTTAACTTCATGATAAATCATGACAATCAACCTTATTCTAAATGGAAAAAGTTTGATTTATTTGAGCATAAAAACGAAATGGAAGATGTTTTCAGAAAACAAAAAGGTGAGAACTTATCAGATTTTATTGCAAGACGTACTCAAGAACTACTTACAGAACACTATAATGATTTAAGAAAGACATTTGAAAATATACCACCTGAATTATTGTTTGATGAAATAGCAAAAGGTTTCAAAACAGCTATTTTATTCCAAGTATCACAAGATTTACAAAAAAACAGTTTTGATTTGATGAGTTTTATAATATACTCACCAGAAAATTCTTTGTTACGGAATTTTATAGAAGAGGGACAAGTTCAACCACTAGGTACTAAGGGTGAAGGGTTGCTTAAACTATTAAGGGTTTTAAGCGATAGCCCAGATAAAATAAAAGAAATCAAACAAAGACTTGAATTAATAGACTGGTTTGATGATTTTAAAATGTCTGTTGATTCTGAACTAGAAAGAAACGTTCAAATTAAAGATCGATATTTAGATAAAGAATTGCCTTACTTTAATCAAAGAAGCTCTAATGAAGGCTTTTTGTTTTTGATGTTTTACTTTGCATTGTTTGTCAGCGATGATACACCAAAATTCTTTGCAATTGACAACATCGAAAATGCACTCAATCCTAAACTATGCACAAGACTAATCCAAGAATTAGTAGAGCTTGCAAAAAAATATGATAAACAAGTTATATTCACAACTCATAATCCTGCGGTCTTAGATGGATTAGATTTGACCGATGATGAGCAGCGTCTTTTTGTGATTTATCGAAATATGGATGGACATACCAAAGCTAGACAAATTGCTCCTCTAGAACCTTTAGAGGATGATGAGATCGTGCCTTTATCAGAAGCTTTTATAAATGGTTATATTGGCGGACTACCGAAAAATTTTTAA
- a CDS encoding phage tail protein, with protein sequence MHTFGTIVEGITDFPIINSILIGYFNDSKIDINPISPINFKASSNYDKVFKSCKPEKLKRAFLANRYIIIHVDTDVSENFGISHYEDDKPLSPQQLIDKTVDKFKQQMGEEFYNQYGHRIIFAIAVHSIECWLFPLLASDDKSDEIENCCQILEKTVPNFKKKHEYYQEITKRYRNHDDLINLYPKNPSLKIFIEELASKNIEILEES encoded by the coding sequence ATGCACACATTTGGCACAATTGTAGAAGGAATAACTGATTTTCCCATCATTAATAGTATTTTGATAGGATATTTTAATGACAGCAAAATTGATATTAACCCGATTAGCCCTATAAACTTTAAAGCGTCATCTAATTACGACAAAGTATTTAAAAGCTGTAAGCCAGAAAAATTAAAAAGAGCTTTTCTAGCTAACAGATATATTATTATTCATGTCGATACTGATGTATCCGAGAATTTTGGTATATCCCATTACGAAGATGATAAACCACTTTCTCCACAACAACTGATTGATAAAACAGTAGATAAATTTAAACAGCAGATGGGGGAGGAATTTTATAATCAATATGGACATCGAATTATTTTTGCGATCGCAGTTCACTCGATAGAATGTTGGCTATTTCCTCTATTAGCTTCTGATGATAAAAGTGACGAAATAGAAAACTGTTGTCAAATCCTAGAAAAAACTGTTCCAAACTTTAAGAAAAAGCATGAATATTACCAAGAAATTACTAAGAGATATCGCAATCACGATGATTTGATAAATCTCTATCCTAAAAATCCTAGCTTGAAGATTTTTATTGAAGAACTTGCAAGCAAAAATATTGAAATTCTTGAAGAATCATGA
- the truB gene encoding tRNA pseudouridine(55) synthase TruB yields MFNGFISIDKPPIITAHDCVSNLRKLLKQKKIGHGGTLDPMATGVLPIAVGNATRLLRFLPEGKAYNAKIRFGIVTNTDDITGEVLSDRSCPNLTLDEVEKYLPLFQGTITQRPPAFSAIQVNGKRLYDLARRGEINESDIPIREVEITEIKVLGWTEGDYPELDVAISCGSGTYIRSIARDLGEKLGYGATLSSLRRTYSNGFALEASLTFEQVAELMRSQNLKVLAPDHGLHFLPEVLLGVDLTKRWCMGQTIKDGFALTVNSLEESAKLETHNYVRTYTEDHQFLGVSEAIGSDLQPIVVLHPIN; encoded by the coding sequence ATGTTCAATGGATTTATTAGTATCGATAAGCCGCCCATTATTACTGCCCATGACTGTGTGAGTAATTTGCGAAAGCTGCTTAAACAAAAAAAAATAGGTCATGGAGGGACGCTTGATCCCATGGCTACGGGGGTTTTACCGATCGCAGTTGGCAATGCAACTAGGCTTTTACGATTTCTGCCTGAAGGGAAAGCTTATAACGCCAAAATTCGCTTTGGAATTGTGACGAATACCGATGACATTACGGGTGAGGTGCTGAGCGATCGCTCCTGTCCAAATTTAACTCTTGATGAAGTTGAGAAATATCTGCCTCTTTTTCAAGGCACAATTACGCAACGTCCACCTGCTTTTAGCGCGATTCAGGTCAATGGGAAACGACTGTACGATCTGGCGCGAAGGGGTGAAATTAATGAATCAGATATTCCCATTCGTGAGGTGGAAATTACTGAAATCAAGGTGTTAGGCTGGACTGAGGGAGACTATCCAGAATTAGATGTGGCGATTTCCTGTGGTTCAGGAACCTATATTCGTTCCATTGCTAGGGATTTAGGAGAGAAGCTTGGTTATGGAGCGACTTTATCCTCACTAAGGCGCACTTATAGTAACGGGTTTGCCTTAGAAGCGAGTTTGACCTTTGAACAAGTCGCTGAACTTATGCGATCGCAAAATCTCAAAGTTCTCGCCCCTGATCATGGGTTGCACTTTTTACCCGAAGTTTTACTCGGTGTCGATCTGACAAAACGTTGGTGTATGGGACAAACAATTAAGGATGGATTTGCTCTTACTGTCAACTCACTTGAAGAATCAGCAAAACTAGAAACTCATAATTACGTCCGTACCTATACTGAAGATCATCAGTTTCTCGGTGTGAGTGAGGCGATCGGCTCCGATCTCCAACCAATCGTAGTTTTACACCCCATTAATTAG
- a CDS encoding metallophosphoesterase family protein, translating to MTRFVFGDIHGQFDGLMKLLDFIKYSSSDKLFFLGDLIDRGNRSADVVRWVMENGHTALRGNHEQMCLDAFGSNEGSLIWKGWLLNGGANTLESYGKEGLPIEHLKWMQQLPLYLDLGDSWLVHAGLNPNIPLELQGAAEFCWIREEFHSATEPFFDDKIIITGHTITFVFPGVKPGNLVLGKGWLDIDTGAYHPKSGWLSALDLDSAMVYQCNTFTNELRSSPLAEITTVIEPMPTRSQRLDVKKTNTPKRRWSWV from the coding sequence TTGACTCGATTTGTATTCGGCGATATTCATGGTCAATTTGATGGCTTAATGAAGTTACTAGACTTTATTAAGTACAGCTCTAGCGACAAATTATTTTTTCTTGGCGATTTGATTGATCGGGGCAATCGCAGTGCCGATGTTGTGCGCTGGGTAATGGAAAATGGTCACACTGCTCTCAGGGGTAACCATGAGCAAATGTGTCTTGATGCCTTTGGGAGTAATGAGGGTTCACTGATTTGGAAAGGTTGGTTGCTGAATGGGGGCGCAAACACCTTAGAAAGCTATGGCAAGGAAGGCTTACCCATAGAGCATTTAAAGTGGATGCAACAATTGCCACTTTATCTAGATCTAGGCGATTCTTGGTTAGTCCATGCGGGACTCAATCCTAATATCCCTCTTGAGTTACAAGGTGCTGCTGAGTTTTGTTGGATTCGAGAAGAATTTCACAGTGCTACTGAGCCTTTTTTTGATGACAAAATCATTATTACAGGACATACGATTACCTTTGTATTTCCGGGGGTAAAACCTGGAAACTTAGTTTTAGGCAAAGGATGGCTGGATATTGATACTGGTGCTTATCATCCTAAGAGTGGTTGGTTATCGGCATTGGATCTTGATTCGGCAATGGTTTACCAATGTAATACCTTTACCAATGAATTAAGGTCAAGCCCATTAGCAGAAATTACAACGGTGATTGAGCCAATGCCGACGCGATCGCAAAGATTAGATGTGAAAAAGACAAATACCCCAAAACGTCGTTGGTCTTGGGTATAG
- the aguB gene encoding N-carbamoylputrescine amidase — MSSSKTVTIAVIQASLNADIATNVAKISELVSKAAHQGAQVILPPELFEGSYFCREERDRFFDWAQPVENHPTIAHFQKLAQELNVVIPVSFFERSGQVYYNSLAMVNANGALLGVYRKSHIPDGPGYEEKFYFRNGDTGFKVWDTTFGKIGVGICWDQWFPECARAMVLMGAEILLYPTAIGSEPEEPNLNTKDPWQRAMIGHAVSNVIPVAAANRIGLEGNQTFYGHSFIANHRGDKVAELNDTEEGVILAEFDLAQVKLNRASFGFFRDRRPDLYQVLLSP; from the coding sequence ATGTCATCCTCTAAAACTGTCACGATCGCTGTTATTCAAGCATCTTTGAATGCAGATATTGCTACTAACGTCGCGAAAATTTCGGAGTTAGTCAGCAAAGCTGCCCATCAAGGCGCACAGGTAATTTTGCCGCCAGAATTATTTGAAGGTTCTTATTTTTGTCGCGAGGAGCGCGATCGCTTTTTTGATTGGGCGCAACCCGTAGAAAATCATCCGACGATCGCCCATTTTCAAAAGCTGGCGCAAGAACTTAATGTTGTCATTCCTGTGTCATTTTTTGAGCGATCGGGGCAAGTCTATTACAACAGTTTGGCAATGGTGAATGCTAATGGTGCATTGCTGGGCGTTTATCGCAAAAGCCATATTCCCGATGGTCCTGGGTACGAAGAAAAATTTTATTTCCGCAATGGTGATACGGGCTTTAAGGTTTGGGATACGACCTTTGGCAAAATTGGTGTAGGGATCTGCTGGGATCAATGGTTTCCCGAATGTGCTAGAGCTATGGTGCTCATGGGCGCAGAAATTCTGCTATATCCCACTGCAATCGGTTCAGAACCAGAGGAACCCAATTTGAACACTAAAGATCCTTGGCAACGCGCCATGATTGGTCATGCCGTGAGCAATGTTATTCCTGTGGCAGCCGCAAATCGCATTGGCTTAGAGGGCAATCAAACTTTTTATGGTCATTCCTTTATTGCTAATCACCGTGGTGATAAGGTTGCCGAACTAAATGACACCGAAGAAGGGGTAATTCTAGCTGAATTTGATCTGGCGCAGGTAAAACTAAATCGTGCTTCCTTTGGCTTTTTCCGCGATCGCCGTCCTGACTTATATCAAGTTTTACTATCGCCATAA
- the yidD gene encoding membrane protein insertion efficiency factor YidD, which produces MKKLVILLIQFYRLFISPLFPPRCRFQPTCSQYALTAIERFGLIRGGGLAVKRICSCHPWNIGGYDPVPELLQPKDESL; this is translated from the coding sequence ATGAAAAAACTTGTCATTTTATTGATTCAGTTTTATCGCCTATTCATTTCGCCCCTGTTTCCACCAAGGTGTCGATTTCAGCCAACCTGTTCGCAATATGCCTTAACTGCGATCGAGCGCTTTGGCTTAATTAGAGGCGGTGGGCTAGCTGTAAAGAGAATTTGTAGTTGTCATCCTTGGAATATTGGTGGTTATGATCCCGTACCTGAATTACTCCAACCCAAAGATGAATCTCTATAA
- a CDS encoding late competence development ComFB family protein has protein sequence MLGFVNVLEEILVKETYHQIDELRPEIQPKVRVAEVVAYALNRLPPLFATSMSGWHYQYAYAVNELQPQISQLVRQGIKTVLFGDPLHDVTPLPNHLFTNSAGVLYQLSQILGRKHLRWRDVPVLVEAITTRSTYATKINNQTIIQSEEETVLQDASYLSRHTQSLLSGSKRFREKRIAQQKEQESTQQSLCLYDASLCVIQGQVNYGSSSWALEKKVKDAAEMEYRALQSYTLQAQLGLVNVLDHLIFRAMEKIMKPELYNQINQAEVAAYALNRLPPMYATSDRGFKHLRQKVVNEFARELVAAVRTGVMKVLQVSYTDVPPIYAYQFEKEYTQSMQVLRKFFNREDVSLNNIVPIVQDLILSKSA, from the coding sequence ATGCTTGGATTCGTCAATGTTTTGGAAGAAATTCTAGTTAAGGAAACCTATCATCAAATCGACGAACTACGTCCAGAAATACAACCTAAAGTTAGAGTTGCAGAGGTGGTAGCCTATGCTCTTAACCGTTTACCACCATTATTTGCCACATCTATGAGTGGATGGCATTACCAATATGCCTATGCCGTAAATGAATTACAGCCTCAAATTTCACAATTAGTGCGGCAGGGCATAAAAACTGTCTTATTTGGTGATCCTCTCCATGATGTAACACCATTACCTAATCATTTATTTACCAATAGCGCAGGTGTACTTTATCAGTTAAGCCAAATTTTGGGACGCAAACATTTACGCTGGCGAGACGTTCCCGTTTTAGTTGAAGCAATTACTACGCGATCTACCTATGCAACCAAAATTAATAATCAAACGATAATTCAATCTGAGGAAGAAACTGTTTTACAGGATGCAAGTTATTTGAGTCGGCACACTCAATCATTACTTTCTGGCTCAAAACGTTTTAGGGAAAAGCGCATAGCACAACAAAAAGAACAGGAATCCACTCAGCAATCATTATGTCTGTATGACGCAAGTCTTTGTGTAATTCAAGGACAAGTGAATTATGGAAGTTCTTCTTGGGCTTTGGAAAAGAAAGTCAAGGATGCCGCGGAAATGGAATATAGAGCGCTACAGTCCTATACTTTGCAAGCGCAGTTGGGTCTGGTTAATGTTTTAGATCACCTCATATTTCGTGCTATGGAAAAAATTATGAAACCAGAGCTATATAACCAAATTAACCAAGCTGAGGTGGCTGCCTATGCCCTAAATCGTTTACCGCCCATGTATGCAACTAGCGATCGCGGATTTAAGCACCTAAGACAAAAAGTAGTAAATGAATTTGCTCGTGAATTAGTTGCTGCCGTGCGTACTGGGGTAATGAAGGTTTTACAAGTTTCCTATACCGATGTCCCGCCAATCTATGCCTATCAATTTGAGAAAGAATATACACAATCAATGCAGGTATTAAGAAAATTCTTTAACCGTGAAGATGTTTCTCTAAACAATATCGTGCCAATTGTGCAGGATTTAATCTTGTCCAAGTCTGCCTAA